A genome region from Anopheles stephensi strain Indian chromosome 2, UCI_ANSTEP_V1.0, whole genome shotgun sequence includes the following:
- the LOC118503577 gene encoding serine/threonine-protein kinase par-1 isoform X2 — protein MGEYGTLDTNTITSSSSASSLTSILMPMSMAAAPPTSAAAMSVTTAGKPTPSCSSVASSTGGPPSVAMVLAAATAAANATTTTNQMPCNHVQTSTSSSSVESDSYHFYHKSTGNGGSNGLPGVGGTTGASSASGHHNGTAGTVKGSGRVGHESTSSSGMPRPVGGGTGGGSSSGSGGSGRVKCKDPIRVGFYEIEKTIGKGNFAVVKLARHRITKNEVAIKIIDKSQLDPGNLQKVYREVEIMKRLDHPHVIKLYQVMETQSMIYIVSEYASQGEIFDYIAKYGRLNERAARNKFWQILSAVEYCHNKGIVHRDLKAENLLLDSKMDIKIADFGFSNFYKKGELLATWCGSPPYAAPEVFEGKRYTGPEIDIWSLGVVLYVLVCGALPFDGSTLQSLRDRVLSGRFRIPFFMSSDCESLIRKMLVLDPSRRFSIDQIKRHRWMMVEIIDTPKISSIVINGNVSEVSALETEPNEQILKIMQNLGIDILKTRESLKLHSYDHYTAFYLLLLERLKSRTVSHESGNAVAGCIGGGKSAIHETQRRRPSNVAEQAMRKLAISTQHKADQSGSSPKHQQISPAISSGLTNHSSETLHGLLSAQVGSGVTGGLPTMSTGVIMLRDTSIREQQPVLKDSSYFRGVSYTSSSGFADASLYQVASLRERDCSSTYLTGPGAVGLLPSSLSSNVAATLAASATSRENSSIVLRESGILSNRISSTRLLSSNIDKRILQQSTEDCRRLLQQARPVSMGESNRYAKPPSHSPVNNDLHQASQSQQSGAPSSIPQSQRYSDPLNGFSKDYLTNASSTKNETSINVPPFKDYINNMQTYSYLQHYEPNLTVTSSSATGHTAPQTTSITAQYSSSTDEGCETDLGDEDVQQSINKSIQRLNSFASSSSSSGVVTNIHPKSLSQNLSCDSSRSNFSTFESLDLNLSDCAELAGSLPSCTATTEAYESVAKDEASFRAVTSAACINQPQCVYAMSDKVVSSFLRANTVYQDVHNGDHRSITRSPVDFREGRRASDGLVTQGLVHASENPLNSPVAFNSQRLNETCKAKGVLELHLLQKEAAQLKVKYQANVPQDEINVRQLQHSQFRVNPLEGLILKSLSASSHGSACLDPANGGNAGYYNKVADYVGLSLGMKAATVAAAGGTEQQQQLGKLDAEQLLLRAGVARSDQLSAAAVQQLQQKPPLQQQLMQHRLLQQKRQILQKQGAMEAGLSRRQMLRQHSYKIAQQTQILPPLPYGEIAESVDGSGYPTLQSVRETAILETEPAQGLNDPLDLYSHLHAHQSHMHHHQQQQQQQQQQQQQHGIGGPHAGVHLASDRGTLCSWSTLPSSMKTCQISEGTSSTDSPWNVAALYHQNVPPGPLYSASQWITPHTSSIQHSMQLPLSESPIPELAEQMESI, from the exons ATGGGCGAATATGGCACGCTGGACacaaacaccatcaccagcagcagcagtgcgtcCTCACTTACGTCAATTCTGATGCCGATGTCGATGGCAGCAGCCCCACCCACCTCCGCAGCAGCAATGTCGGTAACCACTGCCGGTAAACCGACCCCCTCGTGTTCCTCTGTCGCATCGTCCACCGGCGGCCCACCGTCCGTCGCGATGGTGCTGGCGGCCGCAACGGCAGCCGCAAACGCCACCACTACAACGAACCAAATGCCGTGCAATCACGTCCAAACTTCAACGTCCTCGTCGTCGGTAGAATCTGACAGCTACCATTTTTATCACAAATCCACCGGAAACGGTGGCAGTAACGGTCTGCCGGGGGTCGGTGGTACTACCGGCGCCAGTTCTGCTAGCGGCCATCACAACGGTACCGCCGGTACGGTGAAGGGAAGCGGGAGAGTTGGTCACGAATCTACGTCATCCTCTGGTATGCCACGACCGGTTGGTGGTGGGACCGGCGGTGGCAGCTCCAGCGGTAGCGGTGGTAGCGGACGGGTGAAGTGCAAGGACCCGATACGTGTCGGTTTCTATGAAATCGAGAAAACGATTGGCAAGGGCAACTTTGCCGTGGTTAAACTGGCACGCCATCGAATTACCAAAAATGAG GtagcaattaaaattattgaCAAGTCTCAGCTTGATCCTGGCAACCTGCAGAAGGTGTACCGCGAGGTTGAGATTATGAAACGCTTAGACCACCCGCACGTCATTAAATTGTACCAG gTTATGGAAACTCAGAGCATGATTTACATAGTCTCGGAGTATGCTAGTCAAGGCGAAATTTTTG ATTACATCGCAAAATACGGACGACTTAATGAGCGAGCAGCTAGGAATAAGTTTTGGCAGATCTTATCCGCCGTAGAATATTGTCACAATAAGGGAATAGTACACAGAGATCTTAAG GCTGAGAATCTACTGCTAGATTCGAAGATGGACATAAAAATAGCGGACTTTGGGTTCTCCAACTTTTACAAAAAGGGCGAACTGCTTGCGACCTGGTGCGGTTCTCCACCGTACGCTGCCCCGGAGGTGTTTGAGGGTAAGCGCTACACTGGACCGGAGATCGATATATGG TCGTTGGGAGTTGTGCTGTACGTGCTGGTATGCGGAGCATTGCCTTTCGACGGATCGACGCTACAGTCGCTTCGGGACCGTGTGCTGTCTGGCCGTTTTCGGATCCCGTTTTTCATGAGCTCCG ATTGTGAGTCTCTCATTCGGAAGATGCTCGTGCTTGATCCTTCGCGGCGTTTCTCGATCGACCAAATCAAGCGGCACCGTTGGATGATGGTGGAAATAATCGACACACCGAAGATTAGCAGCATCGTCATCAATGGCAACGTCAGCGAAGTTAGTGCACTCGAAACGGAACCGAACGAACAGATTTTGAAGATTATGCAGAACTTGGGAATCGACATTCTCAAGACGCGGGAAAGCTTGAAG CTGCATAGCTACGATCACTACACAGCTTTCTATCTGCTGCTTTTGGAAAGACTGAAGAGCCGCACGGTGTCGCATGAAAGTGGGAACGCTGTAGCAGGTTGCATTGGCGGTGGAAAATCGGCCATACATGAAACGCAACGCCGACGTCCCAGTAACGTTGCCGAGCAGGCGATGCGGAAACTTGCCATCAGTACACAACACAA GGCTGACCAATCTGGCTCTTCACCGAAACATCAGCAAATCTCACCCGCAATATCCTCCGGTCTGACTAATCATAGTTCGGAAACGCTGCACGGTTTGCTTAGTGCGCAGGTGGGCTCCGGAGTGACCGGTGGGCTGCCGACAATGTCAACCGGTGTCATAATGCTGCGCGATACCAGCATCCGTGAGCAGCAACCGGTTCTTAAGGATAGCTCCTACTTCCGTGGTGTATCGTACACATCCAGTTCGGGTTTTGCGGATGCGTCACTGTATCAGGTGGCTTCTTTGCGGGAGCGAGATTGCAGCTCCACCTATCTTACCGGACCAGGTGCGGTTGGGTTACTGCCATCGTCACTTTCGTCCAATGTGGCGGCTACCCtggcagcatcagcaacatccCGAGAGAATAGCTCGATAGTGCTACGGGAATCGGGCATTCTGTCCAATCGTATCTCCTCCACCCGGCTGCTCTCGAGCAACATCGACAAACGTATCTTGCAGCAAAGCACGGAAGACTGTCGGCGATTGCTGCAGCAG GCTCGTCCTGTGTCGATGGGTGAATCAAATCGGTATGCAAAACCACCGTCCCATTCGCCGGTAAACAACGATCTCCATCAGGCTTCTCAGTCGCAGCAATCTGGAGCCCCGTCATCTATTCCCCAGTCGCAGCGCTATTCCGATCCTCTAAATGGCTTCAGCAAAGACTATCTAACGAACGCATCGTCCACCAAGAACGAAACGTCGATCAACGTACCACCGTTCAAGGACTACATTAACAACATGCAAACCTATTCGTACCTTCAACATTACGAACCCAACTTGACGGTGACCAGCTCTTCAGCGACCGGCCATACAGCACCACAAACTACATCGATTACGGCGCAATACAGTTCCAGCACCGACGAAGGATGTGAGACAGATCTGGGAG ACGAAGATGTTCAACAATCAATCAACAAGTCAATTCAGCGGCTTAACTCCTTTGCCAGCTCTAGCTCATCGAGCGGAGTCGTCACCAATATTCATCCGAAAAGCCTAAGCCAAAATTTGAGCTGCGATTCATCGCGCAGCAACTTTTCGACGTTCGAAAGCTTGGATCTCAATTTATCGGATTGTGCAGAGCTTGCGGGCAGTTTGCCTTCCTGCACGGCCACAACGGAAGCGTACGAAAGTGTAGCGAAAGATGAAG CTTCATTTCGAGCCGTTACGAGCGCGGCCTGCATCAATCAACCGCAGTGTGTGTACGCAATGTCGGACAAGGTGGTGAGTTCGTTCCTGCGAGCCAACACCGTGTACCAGGACGTGCATAATGGTGACCATCGAAGTATTACCCGTTCGCCAGTCGATTTTCG AGAGGGACGACGTGCTAGTGACGGGCTTGTCACCCAAGGCCTGGTTCACGCATCGGAAAATCCGCTCAACTCTCCTGTGGCGTTCAACAGTCAGCGATTGAATGAAACGTGCAAAGCGAAAGGTGTGCTAGAGCTTCACCTACTCCAGAAAGAAGCGGCTCAGCTCAAAGTGAAATACCAGGCAAACGTTCCACAGGATGAGATCAATGTGCGGCAACTGCAACACAGCCAGTTCCGGGTAAACCCTCTCGAGGGGCTTATCCTGAAATCGTTATCGGCTTCCTCGCACGGTAGCGCTTGCCTTGACCCGGCGAACGGTGGCAACGCCGGTTACTACAACAAGGTGGCGGACTACGTTGGGCTATCGCTGGGCATGAAGGCAGCAACGGTGGCGGCTGCAGGAGgaaccgagcagcagcagcagctggggAAACTCGATGCGGAGCAACTATTGCTGCGGGCAGGCGTCGCTCGCTCGGACCAGCTAAGTGCTGCCGCCgtacagcagctgcagcagaagcctccgctgcagcagcagctgatgcAGCACCGGTTGCTGCAGCAGAAACGCCAGATCCTGCAGAAGCAGGGCGCAATGGAGGCGGGCCTGAGCCGCAGACAGATGCTGCGGCAGCACAGCTATAAGATCGCACAGCAAACGCAAATCCTGCCGCCGCTACCATACGGTGAGATAGCCGAATCGGTTGACGGTTCCGGATATCCGACGCTGCAATCTGTTCGCGAGACGGCCATCCTCGAGACGGAACCGGCCCAGGGTTTGAACGATCCGCTCGATCTCTACAGCCACCTGCACGCGCACCAATCGCATatgcaccatcaccagcagcagcagcagcagcagcaacagcagcaacaacagcacggCATCGGAGGCCCTCACGCCGGTGTCCATTTGGCATCCGATCGAGGCACGCTCTGCTCCTGGAGCACGCTACCGAGCTCGATGAAAACGTGCCAAATAAGCGAAGGAACATCGTCCACCGACAGTCCATGGAATGTGGCCGCACTCTACCACCAG AATGTACCGCCCGGGCCGTTGTATTCCGCATCGCAATGGATCACGCCGCACACGTCCTCGATCCAGCATTCGATGCAACTACCCCTGAGTGAAAGCCCCATACCGGAGCTTGCCGAGCAGATGGAGTCGATTTGA
- the LOC118503577 gene encoding serine/threonine-protein kinase par-1 isoform X1 yields MGEYGTLDTNTITSSSSASSLTSILMPMSMAAAPPTSAAAMSVTTAGKPTPSCSSVASSTGGPPSVAMVLAAATAAANATTTTNQMPCNHVQTSTSSSSVESDSYHFYHKSTGNGGSNGLPGVGGTTGASSASGHHNGTAGTVKGSGRVGHESTSSSGMPRPVGGGTGGGSSSGSGGSGRVKCKDPIRVGFYEIEKTIGKGNFAVVKLARHRITKNEVAIKIIDKSQLDPGNLQKVYREVEIMKRLDHPHVIKLYQVMETQSMIYIVSEYASQGEIFDYIAKYGRLNERAARNKFWQILSAVEYCHNKGIVHRDLKAENLLLDSKMDIKIADFGFSNFYKKGELLATWCGSPPYAAPEVFEGKRYTGPEIDIWSLGVVLYVLVCGALPFDGSTLQSLRDRVLSGRFRIPFFMSSDCESLIRKMLVLDPSRRFSIDQIKRHRWMMVEIIDTPKISSIVINGNVSEVSALETEPNEQILKIMQNLGIDILKTRESLKLHSYDHYTAFYLLLLERLKSRTVSHESGNAVAGCIGGGKSAIHETQRRRPSNVAEQAMRKLAISTQHKADQSGSSPKHQQISPAISSGLTNHSSETLHGLLSAQVGSGVTGGLPTMSTGVIMLRDTSIREQQPVLKDSSYFRGVSYTSSSGFADASLYQVASLRERDCSSTYLTGPGAVGLLPSSLSSNVAATLAASATSRENSSIVLRESGILSNRISSTRLLSSNIDKRILQQSTEDCRRLLQQARPVSMGESNRYAKPPSHSPVNNDLHQASQSQQSGAPSSIPQSQRYSDPLNGFSKDYLTNASSTKNETSINVPPFKDYINNMQTYSYLQHYEPNLTVTSSSATGHTAPQTTSITAQYSSSTDEGCETDLGDEDVQQSINKSIQRLNSFASSSSSSGVVTNIHPKSLSQNLSCDSSRSNFSTFESLDLNLSDCAELAGSLPSCTATTEAYESVAKDEASFRAVTSAACINQPQCVYAMSDKVVSSFLRANTVYQDVHNGDHRSITRSPVDFREGRRASDGLVTQGLVHASENPLNSPVAFNSQRLNETCKAKGVLELHLLQKEAAQLKVKYQANVPQDEINVRQLQHSQFRVNPLEGLILKSLSASSHGSACLDPANGGNAGYYNKVADYVGLSLGMKAATVAAAGGTEQQQQLGKLDAEQLLLRAGVARSDQLSAAAVQQLQQKPPLQQQLMQHRLLQQKRQILQKQGAMEAGLSRRQMLRQHSYKIAQQTQILPPLPYGEIAESVDGSGYPTLQSVRETAILETEPAQGLNDPLDLYSHLHAHQSHMHHHQQQQQQQQQQQQQHGIGGPHAGVHLASDRGTLCSWSTLPSSMKTCQISEGTSSTDSPWNVAALYHQRAFVRVSSQQNVPPGPLYSASQWITPHTSSIQHSMQLPLSESPIPELAEQMESI; encoded by the exons ATGGGCGAATATGGCACGCTGGACacaaacaccatcaccagcagcagcagtgcgtcCTCACTTACGTCAATTCTGATGCCGATGTCGATGGCAGCAGCCCCACCCACCTCCGCAGCAGCAATGTCGGTAACCACTGCCGGTAAACCGACCCCCTCGTGTTCCTCTGTCGCATCGTCCACCGGCGGCCCACCGTCCGTCGCGATGGTGCTGGCGGCCGCAACGGCAGCCGCAAACGCCACCACTACAACGAACCAAATGCCGTGCAATCACGTCCAAACTTCAACGTCCTCGTCGTCGGTAGAATCTGACAGCTACCATTTTTATCACAAATCCACCGGAAACGGTGGCAGTAACGGTCTGCCGGGGGTCGGTGGTACTACCGGCGCCAGTTCTGCTAGCGGCCATCACAACGGTACCGCCGGTACGGTGAAGGGAAGCGGGAGAGTTGGTCACGAATCTACGTCATCCTCTGGTATGCCACGACCGGTTGGTGGTGGGACCGGCGGTGGCAGCTCCAGCGGTAGCGGTGGTAGCGGACGGGTGAAGTGCAAGGACCCGATACGTGTCGGTTTCTATGAAATCGAGAAAACGATTGGCAAGGGCAACTTTGCCGTGGTTAAACTGGCACGCCATCGAATTACCAAAAATGAG GtagcaattaaaattattgaCAAGTCTCAGCTTGATCCTGGCAACCTGCAGAAGGTGTACCGCGAGGTTGAGATTATGAAACGCTTAGACCACCCGCACGTCATTAAATTGTACCAG gTTATGGAAACTCAGAGCATGATTTACATAGTCTCGGAGTATGCTAGTCAAGGCGAAATTTTTG ATTACATCGCAAAATACGGACGACTTAATGAGCGAGCAGCTAGGAATAAGTTTTGGCAGATCTTATCCGCCGTAGAATATTGTCACAATAAGGGAATAGTACACAGAGATCTTAAG GCTGAGAATCTACTGCTAGATTCGAAGATGGACATAAAAATAGCGGACTTTGGGTTCTCCAACTTTTACAAAAAGGGCGAACTGCTTGCGACCTGGTGCGGTTCTCCACCGTACGCTGCCCCGGAGGTGTTTGAGGGTAAGCGCTACACTGGACCGGAGATCGATATATGG TCGTTGGGAGTTGTGCTGTACGTGCTGGTATGCGGAGCATTGCCTTTCGACGGATCGACGCTACAGTCGCTTCGGGACCGTGTGCTGTCTGGCCGTTTTCGGATCCCGTTTTTCATGAGCTCCG ATTGTGAGTCTCTCATTCGGAAGATGCTCGTGCTTGATCCTTCGCGGCGTTTCTCGATCGACCAAATCAAGCGGCACCGTTGGATGATGGTGGAAATAATCGACACACCGAAGATTAGCAGCATCGTCATCAATGGCAACGTCAGCGAAGTTAGTGCACTCGAAACGGAACCGAACGAACAGATTTTGAAGATTATGCAGAACTTGGGAATCGACATTCTCAAGACGCGGGAAAGCTTGAAG CTGCATAGCTACGATCACTACACAGCTTTCTATCTGCTGCTTTTGGAAAGACTGAAGAGCCGCACGGTGTCGCATGAAAGTGGGAACGCTGTAGCAGGTTGCATTGGCGGTGGAAAATCGGCCATACATGAAACGCAACGCCGACGTCCCAGTAACGTTGCCGAGCAGGCGATGCGGAAACTTGCCATCAGTACACAACACAA GGCTGACCAATCTGGCTCTTCACCGAAACATCAGCAAATCTCACCCGCAATATCCTCCGGTCTGACTAATCATAGTTCGGAAACGCTGCACGGTTTGCTTAGTGCGCAGGTGGGCTCCGGAGTGACCGGTGGGCTGCCGACAATGTCAACCGGTGTCATAATGCTGCGCGATACCAGCATCCGTGAGCAGCAACCGGTTCTTAAGGATAGCTCCTACTTCCGTGGTGTATCGTACACATCCAGTTCGGGTTTTGCGGATGCGTCACTGTATCAGGTGGCTTCTTTGCGGGAGCGAGATTGCAGCTCCACCTATCTTACCGGACCAGGTGCGGTTGGGTTACTGCCATCGTCACTTTCGTCCAATGTGGCGGCTACCCtggcagcatcagcaacatccCGAGAGAATAGCTCGATAGTGCTACGGGAATCGGGCATTCTGTCCAATCGTATCTCCTCCACCCGGCTGCTCTCGAGCAACATCGACAAACGTATCTTGCAGCAAAGCACGGAAGACTGTCGGCGATTGCTGCAGCAG GCTCGTCCTGTGTCGATGGGTGAATCAAATCGGTATGCAAAACCACCGTCCCATTCGCCGGTAAACAACGATCTCCATCAGGCTTCTCAGTCGCAGCAATCTGGAGCCCCGTCATCTATTCCCCAGTCGCAGCGCTATTCCGATCCTCTAAATGGCTTCAGCAAAGACTATCTAACGAACGCATCGTCCACCAAGAACGAAACGTCGATCAACGTACCACCGTTCAAGGACTACATTAACAACATGCAAACCTATTCGTACCTTCAACATTACGAACCCAACTTGACGGTGACCAGCTCTTCAGCGACCGGCCATACAGCACCACAAACTACATCGATTACGGCGCAATACAGTTCCAGCACCGACGAAGGATGTGAGACAGATCTGGGAG ACGAAGATGTTCAACAATCAATCAACAAGTCAATTCAGCGGCTTAACTCCTTTGCCAGCTCTAGCTCATCGAGCGGAGTCGTCACCAATATTCATCCGAAAAGCCTAAGCCAAAATTTGAGCTGCGATTCATCGCGCAGCAACTTTTCGACGTTCGAAAGCTTGGATCTCAATTTATCGGATTGTGCAGAGCTTGCGGGCAGTTTGCCTTCCTGCACGGCCACAACGGAAGCGTACGAAAGTGTAGCGAAAGATGAAG CTTCATTTCGAGCCGTTACGAGCGCGGCCTGCATCAATCAACCGCAGTGTGTGTACGCAATGTCGGACAAGGTGGTGAGTTCGTTCCTGCGAGCCAACACCGTGTACCAGGACGTGCATAATGGTGACCATCGAAGTATTACCCGTTCGCCAGTCGATTTTCG AGAGGGACGACGTGCTAGTGACGGGCTTGTCACCCAAGGCCTGGTTCACGCATCGGAAAATCCGCTCAACTCTCCTGTGGCGTTCAACAGTCAGCGATTGAATGAAACGTGCAAAGCGAAAGGTGTGCTAGAGCTTCACCTACTCCAGAAAGAAGCGGCTCAGCTCAAAGTGAAATACCAGGCAAACGTTCCACAGGATGAGATCAATGTGCGGCAACTGCAACACAGCCAGTTCCGGGTAAACCCTCTCGAGGGGCTTATCCTGAAATCGTTATCGGCTTCCTCGCACGGTAGCGCTTGCCTTGACCCGGCGAACGGTGGCAACGCCGGTTACTACAACAAGGTGGCGGACTACGTTGGGCTATCGCTGGGCATGAAGGCAGCAACGGTGGCGGCTGCAGGAGgaaccgagcagcagcagcagctggggAAACTCGATGCGGAGCAACTATTGCTGCGGGCAGGCGTCGCTCGCTCGGACCAGCTAAGTGCTGCCGCCgtacagcagctgcagcagaagcctccgctgcagcagcagctgatgcAGCACCGGTTGCTGCAGCAGAAACGCCAGATCCTGCAGAAGCAGGGCGCAATGGAGGCGGGCCTGAGCCGCAGACAGATGCTGCGGCAGCACAGCTATAAGATCGCACAGCAAACGCAAATCCTGCCGCCGCTACCATACGGTGAGATAGCCGAATCGGTTGACGGTTCCGGATATCCGACGCTGCAATCTGTTCGCGAGACGGCCATCCTCGAGACGGAACCGGCCCAGGGTTTGAACGATCCGCTCGATCTCTACAGCCACCTGCACGCGCACCAATCGCATatgcaccatcaccagcagcagcagcagcagcagcaacagcagcaacaacagcacggCATCGGAGGCCCTCACGCCGGTGTCCATTTGGCATCCGATCGAGGCACGCTCTGCTCCTGGAGCACGCTACCGAGCTCGATGAAAACGTGCCAAATAAGCGAAGGAACATCGTCCACCGACAGTCCATGGAATGTGGCCGCACTCTACCACCAG CGAGCATTCGTTCGTGTATCGTCCCAACAGAATGTACCGCCCGGGCCGTTGTATTCCGCATCGCAATGGATCACGCCGCACACGTCCTCGATCCAGCATTCGATGCAACTACCCCTGAGTGAAAGCCCCATACCGGAGCTTGCCGAGCAGATGGAGTCGATTTGA